AGGTTTACTAAATAAAGATTCTAATAAATATGATGAGGCAGAAAAATATTATTTAAAAGCTTTAGAAATAAATAATAAATCTGCTATCGCTCATTTGAATCTAGGTGCATGCTACAAAGAGAAACAAGAAATAGAAAAGGCTATATTACATACAAAGATGGCAATTGATTTAGATAATGAATTAGAAAACTGTTATTTAAATCTAGCTACAATATATAACCAAATTGGTGATTACAAAAAATCATTATTACTTACAAAAAAAGAACTTTTATTAAACAAAAATAGTGAATTAGGTTTTAAACTAATAAGTGAATTAATTAAAAAAGGAGAATTATTAAACACATCAGAAAAAGATAATAGAGAATTACTTAAAAAGATATTTAATAGAAAAGATATTTCTCATCGAGAATTATTTGGGAATATAAACAGTCTAATCTCAAAAGAAATATTAGAAAAATTATCTATTATAAAATCCGGATTGTTTGAAGATCATGAATTTAATATTCTTATTAAGGACAAGGAATTAGTAAAAGCATTATCTCTACTAATATTTTGCTCTCCTTTATGGGAAAAAGTGTTAGGAAATATACGCAAAAATATTCTTATAAGCTATTCAGAAAAAGGTAAGATAAATAATAGTATTCTTAACTTTACTATTGCACTTGGAGCTCAATGTTTCTTAAATGAGTATGTTTATTACATCTCCAAAGAAGAAAAGGATAGACTAAATCAAATCAAGAGAACAATCAAAAATCAAAATAAAAATCAAGACTATAAATTAGCTATAATCTCATGTTACCAATCTCTATTTTCAATAAATGATGAAATAATTAATTTAAATACATATATATCAGATAATAAAGAATTTAATAATCTACTTAATTTACAATTTAAAGAGTTAAATGATGAAAAAAAGATTTCAAACGGAATTAAAAATATAGGTAATATAAATGATTCTATATCTAAGGAAGTAAAAAAACAGTATGAAATAAATCCATATCCTAGATGGAGATATAATTCATATACTAAAGAAAAAAAATTAAATTTTTTATCAGTTATCAATTCTGAAATTTATCCAAATATAATTAAATCTAATTCAACTCAATTAGAAAATAAAAAAATAAATTTACTTATAGCTGGTTGTGGAACGGGAATTCAAATACTTGAAGCATCTCAATATAGTAATTGTGAAATAACAGCAATTGATTTAAGCAATTCAAGTATCTCATATGCAAAGAGAAAGGTCGATGAATATGGATTCAAAAATGTAGATTTTATAGAAATGGATTTACTTGAATTGACATCACTAAATAAAAGATTTGATTTAATAGAATGTTCAGGTGTTCTTCATCATATGAATGATCCTATTAAAGGATTATCAAATCTATTTGATGTTTTAGAACCTAAAGGTTTTTTAAAGTTAGGTTTGTACAGCAAGTATGCAAGAAAAGAAATACTAAAAGCGAGAGAACTAATCAAAGAAAAAGATATTAAACCAAACCTTGATGGAATAAGAAGCTTCCGAAATGATATTCTTAATGGAGAAATAAAACAGTTAAATAAAATAACTAATTGGTCAGATTTCTATTCAACATCAATGTGTAGAGATCTCTGCTTTCACAGTCATGAAAACTGTTACTCACTAATTGAAATTAAAAAAATGTTAAAAATATCTAATCTGGAATTCCTAGGTTTTACTCTCTCAAAAGATATAAAAGATAAATGTCAGAGAGCTAATAAAAATAAAGACTCTTTAAAAGATTTAGAATTATGGGATAAATTTGAAAAATTAAATCCTAATTCTTTTAGAGAAATGTATCAATTCTGGGCTAGAAAATCAATTAAATAGTTGCTCTTCCAATCCTGGAATAAACAATTTACATAGGGAAAAAATAAATAATATCGCAAGAACATTACCCAGCATTGCTATTGCAAACCGAATTCTTAGATCCTTAGCAAATGGTAGAAGGTTTTCCCAAAGTTGTAATAATGGTCCGCCTGCCATTGGGTATTAATGTTTAATTACTCGTAGTTTACAGTGGGACTACCCTATTGGCTACAAGAAAACCAAGATTTAAAGCAAAAAGATTTTGTTTATATCTTTCTATTTTAATTTGCTTCTCATAACAAATAGAAGTATCAAACCTATCAATATTAGTGCTAAAGGGTAAAGGAATATAAAGAATAGATCTGTTAAGTTTTCTGGTCTATTAAGAATAAATAAACCTACTATGAAAATTATTATTGGCAAAAGGATAAGTGATTTTATTAATAGGCCTTCATTCCATTTTTTAATCTCATTCTCTTCATCTAATAAAGTATCCAATTTATCCTTTAAAACTTTATCATTAAAATCAGACTGCTCACTCATAAGATTTTGATACTACTAACGCAAGATGGAACTATATAATAATTTATTATATAGTTCTGATTTATATTTTTTATAACCAAAGCATGAATCACTTTAATTATATAGATTCATTTGGGTTTTTAGCTGCTTTACTAACTACCATAGCCTTTTTACCCCAGTTATATAAAACATGGAAAACGAAATCAGCAGAGGATGTTTCATTAATTATGTTGATTCTATTTATAATAGGTCTTATTTGTTGGATTATCTATGGTTCAAAAATTGATTCAACTCCAATCATAATTGCTAATGTCGTTACCTTTATTTTTAATTTTTCAATTTTAATTTTAAAAATCACTTATACAGAAAGAAAAGAATAATGAATTTGTTTTATATATATTAAATATTTTTTATTGCGCTCCTTTAGAAGCTATAGTTGTAAAAGAATTAAATTAATTAAATGTCAGGAGAAGAACTACAACTAATTGGTAGATCTCTAGCTTTACATCCTCCTGTGATGATAATCACTCTTAGTTTATTCATGTACATAAGAGGTAAAGCTATTGCAAGTAGCAACCCTACAAAAAAGGTTACTCCATTTTTTCCTTTCAGAAACGTCTGAAAATATAATTAATTCTCAACACCTGTAAAAAATAAAATAAATATTTAACTTAGAGATTAACCAAAAGGGTTACTACCCATTAGTGGTCCTACAAATAAAAATTCCATAACCGCTCCAGTTATTGCAACTGGGAAAACCCAAATAGACATAAATCTAATTCCCATGAATTTCATTCCACCTTTCCCTGCGAATGCATCTTTAGTCATTGTGTACACAGTTTCAGTATCTTGAACTGTGTATGCACTTTCACCAGGATTAGAGTAAGGCTGTGCAAAATTCAAATTGTTAATTAGATTTCTAACTTTGTTGTGAAAGACTATGGGCCAAACCCATAAGAAAAATATCCGACTTGCAAATGCAAAAGTATCAGATTGGGGAATACCTAATTGCTGATTAGCTTTATCCTTTGGAAAAGCATCCTCAATAATAGATGAAATTAAATTTTGATCTGTTGGAAATAGCTCTTTTTTATTAACGTTTTCTGGTTGTTTATCTACGGAAACAATATCAGCAGCATTATTTTCTAAAACAGCTGTTGAGCTATTATTTTCATTCAGATTTGTTTCTTGACTTTCCATAACAAACTTTTTTCTTACCAGATTATAAGCTTTCTAAGTCGCTTTTGATTAAAGAAATATATAATTTAAAAATTATCAATAGAAATTTAAAAATCTCTTTTTATTCCATAAAAAAAGGCCTATCAAAAGATAAGCCTTTTTATTTTTATTTTTATTTATGCGTTTATTACACCACGGCGAATAAATTGCATTGCAAAAATAGCGCCAAGGAAAAAAACTGTTGGGATTCCCAATGCGTTTACCGCCAAGGTTCTAACAGTAAAAACTGGGTAGCCACCAGCAGGTCTTCCTTTATCAGCAACGATCGCAGTATCTTCCCAAACTTGCTCGTTTTTAATAGTAGGGCCATTATCCCAAACAAATACTCCCCACCTACGTAACCAATAATCAGCAAAGGCAAGAGTAAAAATAACTGGAGAAAGAACCAGCAATAATTTAAGTGTGTTCATCCATCTAGGATATTTATGTGACAAATCCTGGCATATGAGAGCCAAAAAGGCTTAACAAGAAGAAGACCCTAAGGATTCTGT
The sequence above is drawn from the Prochlorococcus marinus str. MIT 1013 genome and encodes:
- a CDS encoding class I SAM-dependent methyltransferase; the encoded protein is MSGFGKKKKENKGSSKKLQNLSEQDLKAKSINYHIRGNLDEAEKGYIAFIKNGYSDADIISNYALICEEKEENEKAIKLYIKCNESFPNHIYSKLNLSFLYYKLNNLGKAKIIIDEAIKLKPSLPNGYCIRGLILKGLNKYDESKLSLKKAIELDKNFIDAYINLGLLNKDSNKYDEAEKYYLKALEINNKSAIAHLNLGACYKEKQEIEKAILHTKMAIDLDNELENCYLNLATIYNQIGDYKKSLLLTKKELLLNKNSELGFKLISELIKKGELLNTSEKDNRELLKKIFNRKDISHRELFGNINSLISKEILEKLSIIKSGLFEDHEFNILIKDKELVKALSLLIFCSPLWEKVLGNIRKNILISYSEKGKINNSILNFTIALGAQCFLNEYVYYISKEEKDRLNQIKRTIKNQNKNQDYKLAIISCYQSLFSINDEIINLNTYISDNKEFNNLLNLQFKELNDEKKISNGIKNIGNINDSISKEVKKQYEINPYPRWRYNSYTKEKKLNFLSVINSEIYPNIIKSNSTQLENKKINLLIAGCGTGIQILEASQYSNCEITAIDLSNSSISYAKRKVDEYGFKNVDFIEMDLLELTSLNKRFDLIECSGVLHHMNDPIKGLSNLFDVLEPKGFLKLGLYSKYARKEILKARELIKEKDIKPNLDGIRSFRNDILNGEIKQLNKITNWSDFYSTSMCRDLCFHSHENCYSLIEIKKMLKISNLEFLGFTLSKDIKDKCQRANKNKDSLKDLELWDKFEKLNPNSFREMYQFWARKSIK
- a CDS encoding SemiSWEET transporter codes for the protein MNHFNYIDSFGFLAALLTTIAFLPQLYKTWKTKSAEDVSLIMLILFIIGLICWIIYGSKIDSTPIIIANVVTFIFNFSILILKITYTERKE
- the psbF gene encoding cytochrome b559 subunit beta, long form, with the translated sequence MNTLKLLLVLSPVIFTLAFADYWLRRWGVFVWDNGPTIKNEQVWEDTAIVADKGRPAGGYPVFTVRTLAVNALGIPTVFFLGAIFAMQFIRRGVINA